One Xylanibacillus composti genomic window carries:
- a CDS encoding sensor histidine kinase, translating into MSFLRYLDDKRYFLIFFAGMLSFVALMMFVSIEGTYRVGDIMYTLSGCVLLAAVYVVGGYLRWRTRSRILHDLVNNRWDELTVALPEPLTYEQRQYTALIKKLYSNKLEAIGKLQDEKKDFHDFIVSWIHEVKLPITASTLLFRNSAGKSVEELIHVFEDELFKIDHYVEQALFYARIDSFSKDYLIAEVSLNRIVRNSVRKYAKMFVAKRVHFTMWEKEEWVHTDAKWLGYIVDQIMSNALKYVGDSGSIVCSFEADNEEKRLSIRDTGIGIKAEDIGRIFEKGFTGANGRQFAKSTGLGLYLANRMAVKLGHRLSVQSEEGSYTTLTLHFPNSNHLYEM; encoded by the coding sequence ATGAGCTTTCTACGTTATTTGGATGATAAACGTTATTTTCTGATTTTCTTTGCTGGGATGCTATCCTTCGTTGCTTTGATGATGTTCGTAAGCATCGAGGGAACGTATCGTGTTGGAGACATTATGTATACCCTGTCCGGATGTGTGTTGTTGGCCGCGGTATACGTGGTCGGAGGCTATTTGCGCTGGAGAACCCGCAGCAGGATATTACATGACCTGGTAAACAACAGATGGGACGAACTAACCGTAGCTTTGCCCGAACCTCTAACATATGAACAGCGTCAGTATACGGCACTGATCAAGAAGCTCTACAGCAATAAGCTTGAGGCCATTGGAAAGCTTCAAGACGAGAAAAAAGATTTTCATGATTTTATTGTCTCCTGGATTCATGAGGTCAAGCTGCCGATAACGGCAAGTACTCTGCTCTTTCGCAATTCGGCGGGCAAGTCAGTAGAGGAGCTGATCCATGTATTCGAAGATGAATTGTTCAAGATCGACCATTATGTCGAGCAAGCCCTGTTTTACGCAAGAATTGATTCCTTTTCCAAGGATTACTTGATCGCGGAAGTCTCTCTAAACCGAATCGTGCGAAACAGTGTGAGAAAGTACGCAAAAATGTTTGTAGCCAAGCGAGTTCATTTTACAATGTGGGAAAAAGAGGAATGGGTGCATACCGATGCTAAGTGGCTCGGATATATCGTAGATCAGATCATGTCGAATGCCTTGAAATATGTCGGTGACAGCGGAAGCATCGTGTGCTCTTTCGAGGCTGATAACGAAGAGAAGAGGCTTTCCATAAGGGATACTGGTATTGGTATTAAAGCTGAAGATATTGGTCGTATTTTCGAGAAAGGGTTTACGGGCGCTAACGGAAGGCAATTTGCAAAATCGACAGGATTGGGGTTATATCTCGCTAACCGCATGGCCGTCAAACTCGGACACCGATTGTCCGTCCAATCGGAAGAGGGAAGCTATACGACACTTACGCTTCACTTCCCTAACTCGAACCATTTATATGAAATGTGA
- a CDS encoding response regulator transcription factor → MKIMIVEDDPTIRGLIGETVGKWGYESVLCDEFNRIQDMFLQTEPHLVLMDINLPIFDGYYWCSRIRELSNVPIIFLSSRDSPMDMVMSMNMGGDDYIQKPFYDEVLIAKIKALLRRTYSYAETPVNIIEHEGVLLNLGDRKLISGDRSVELTKNEFVIVRLLLQNKGHIVSRDKIMRCLWEDESFVDDNTLTVNMTRIRKKLDEVGRYGFITTIKGEGYIIK, encoded by the coding sequence ATGAAGATAATGATCGTAGAAGACGACCCGACTATTCGGGGGTTAATCGGCGAGACCGTCGGGAAGTGGGGATACGAATCCGTATTGTGTGACGAGTTCAACAGGATTCAAGACATGTTCCTTCAGACCGAACCGCACCTCGTGTTAATGGATATTAATTTACCCATATTCGATGGATATTATTGGTGCAGCCGAATTCGGGAATTGTCTAACGTGCCGATTATTTTTCTCTCCTCACGGGATTCGCCAATGGATATGGTCATGTCGATGAATATGGGCGGTGACGATTATATCCAGAAGCCGTTCTACGACGAAGTACTTATCGCTAAGATTAAAGCATTGTTGCGTAGAACTTACTCTTATGCCGAAACGCCAGTCAACATAATCGAGCACGAAGGCGTCCTGCTGAACCTAGGTGATCGGAAGCTTATTTCCGGCGATCGATCGGTTGAACTGACAAAGAACGAATTCGTCATCGTACGGCTATTGTTGCAGAATAAAGGCCATATCGTAAGCCGGGACAAAATCATGCGCTGCCTATGGGAGGACGAAAGTTTCGTCGACGACAATACGCTGACCGTGAACATGACCCGAATCCGAAAGAAATTGGATGAGGTTGGACGTTATGGGTTCATTACGACGATCAAGGGAGAAGGTTATATAATCAAATGA
- a CDS encoding ABC transporter ATP-binding protein, translating into METVIEIKALTKSYGNKGNVVPVLHGIDMCIGEGEFVGIMGPSGSGKTTLLHMAATIDEPTSGSIVIDGENVLQMNEAQLSAFRRSKLGFIFQDYNLLDTLTVKENILLPLALSGISVDEVENRVSAIAERFNIKHILEKYPYQISGGQKQRTAACRAIVTRPRLILADEPTGALDSKAAASLLEALNELNEQEHATILMVTHDALAASYCSRVLFLKDGVIFAEIVKGTTPRQAFFKKILDVLTVLGGRTDDVI; encoded by the coding sequence GTGGAAACGGTTATTGAAATAAAAGCGTTAACGAAAAGTTATGGGAATAAAGGGAACGTCGTGCCGGTGCTTCACGGGATCGATATGTGCATAGGCGAAGGAGAATTTGTCGGCATTATGGGGCCATCGGGCTCCGGGAAGACAACACTGCTTCATATGGCCGCCACCATCGATGAACCGACCTCCGGCAGCATCGTGATCGACGGGGAAAACGTTCTTCAAATGAACGAGGCGCAGTTATCGGCTTTTCGGCGATCCAAGCTAGGATTCATTTTTCAAGACTATAATTTGCTGGATACGTTGACGGTCAAGGAAAACATTCTGCTCCCCCTCGCGTTGTCCGGTATATCGGTCGACGAAGTGGAGAACAGAGTGTCTGCCATTGCGGAACGATTTAACATCAAGCATATTCTAGAAAAATACCCTTACCAAATCTCCGGAGGTCAGAAACAGCGAACTGCTGCCTGCCGTGCCATTGTGACGCGTCCGCGACTGATTCTGGCCGACGAACCGACGGGAGCGCTGGATTCTAAAGCTGCGGCCAGCCTGCTAGAGGCGCTAAATGAACTGAACGAACAAGAGCATGCGACCATTCTGATGGTGACTCATGATGCATTAGCGGCAAGCTACTGCAGTCGAGTTCTCTTTCTAAAAGACGGTGTCATTTTTGCCGAGATCGTCAAAGGAACGACACCGAGACAAGCATTCTTTAAAAAGATTCTGGATGTATTGACGGTGCTTGGAGGGCGTACGGATGACGTTATTTGA